AGATTGTATATCCCGATTACCGAAAATTCAGATGACCTTTTTAAAGCTGAATCTAAATAAATGAAATATTAAGCGACTGCAATAAAAGATGGATTTATTGACAGTGAAAGAGGTGCTTGAATTACTCAAGCACCTCTCTTTTATTTTATAAACAATTATCTCTCTGTTTTTTGCGGAATTACTTTTGGACGATCTGTCTGATTCGATAGAATCCAGCCAGTGCGATACATCCAGTCTGTCATTTTATGCAGTTTGACAAAATCTATATTCTCCGACTCATCCATTGGAGTATGATATTGACTGTGCAAAACACTTGTAAAGAAAACTGCTGGAATATTTTTTCTAGCGTAAGGCAGATGGTCTGATCTAAAATAAAAGAACTCAGGATGCTCCGGTCTGTCCCAAAGTTTATCAAGTTCGAATTTTGGCCCTTCATCATTGGCTTTTTTAGCTACAGCCACAAGATCAGGAGAATTTTGATGCGGGTCGCTGGATCCTAAAAGTGCTGCTTGATTGATATCATTTCTTCCAATCATATCACCATTTAAAACCGCAATGATATCTTTTTCAGGTACTGTTGGGTGCGATGCATACCAACTAGAACCTAGTAATCCGCGTTCTTCTGAGCCATGAAACACAAACAAAGCGGATCTTTTTGCGGGCTGTTTCTTGTAGGCTCTCGCAATAGCGAGCATAGCCACACAAGTACTTGCATTATCATCTGCTCCGTTGTAGATAGAATCTTGTCCGTATTTCTGCCTTACGCCATCGTGATCTTGATGGCCGCTGAAAAGAACATATTCGTTCTTTAATTTAGCATCTGTTCCTTCAATTTTTCCAACAACGTTTACAGATGGATATTTATAGGTTTCTGAAATTACTTCGGCAGATAAAAGTTCTTTTGTGTTTTTAAGAAAATCTAATTGATTATTATGAACCCAAAAAGCAGGCATTCTAGGAGGAACAGGCATTTTATCGCGGTAACCTTCAATACCATAAACACCTCGTTTCATTTGAGGTTCTACTTCAGACCAGCTTTTTTCGCCCAATTCATCTGCAACGATAATAAGGGCTGCCGCGCCTTTATAAGCTAAATCTTCGTAATATTTCTGCTTGACAAAACCAGGATAACGTCTTTCAAAAAGAGAAATATTATCTGCAATTCCCTCTTTAGAAGCCAATATTACAACTGCTTTTCCTTTTACATCTGCTTTTCTGATTTCTTCAGCAGAAGCGTTAGCTAAAAACAATATTGGAGCTTCCACTTTTTTAGTAGTCGTTTCAGCAACTAGCACTTCACTCCATAATTTAAATTCTTTTTGACCGATTTTAAATTTGGTGTTGTTGGTAACCTGATGTCGGTATAAATCAAAAAATTGAAAAAAAGTACCATCATCACCAGCAGGTGACATTCCGGCTTCTTTTGCCTTCTCTGCCAACCACATAGAGACTTTTAATTCGTCCAAAGTACCTGCTTCGCGTCCATTAAAATGGTCGCCAGCCATTTGGTACATATCTGTTTTAAGATCCTTTAAAGTTATAGCACTAACCAAAGGTTTTTTGACTGTCTGCGAAAAAATCACATTACAGCTTAAGCTGAATAATAAAAACAACTTTTTTTTCATAATTAAAAATCAAATTAAAGATTGAATAATTTTCTGATAAAAAAAGAAGAGCCTGAAAAAAGGACAAATCTATATTTTTTATAAATATACTTCAAAAAAGATTGAAAATTTAATTGTATTCTGCTCAATTTTCAATTAAAACAAGACTTAACCTACAATATGTTAAACACCACTACAAGCACCTTTTGAATCTTATGCAAAAGAGGCTTACTTATTTTTACAATAATTTATTATTTTAATCATAAAATGGTAAAATAACATTTTTCGAGGCTTGTTATCGATAAATAATCTTCAATTCAAAAAAAATAAATAATATTGCTGAATTGATTGTTACCAAAAACATGGCTCAAAATTTCAATATTGACGAAAAAAAACTTCTTCTTGAATTATCTCAAGGAAGCGAGCTTGCGTTTACAAATGTGTACAATCAATATAAAAATAATGTCTATTCGACTGCTTTACGAATTACGAAATCTAAAATTCAAGCAGAAGAAGCTGTTCAAGACATCTTTTTGAAGATCTGGCAAAATCGCGAAAACTTGGTTGAAGTAACCCATTTTGAGAATTATCTTTATATAATCTCTCGTAATCATTTATTCAATTCAATTAAAAAAATCGCTCGCGAAACAAGTCAAATTTCTCCATTCGATCAAAAAGAAACAGGTATTATTGATACTGACAGCAATATTAAAGACGAACAATACAATACAATTTTAAACCAGATTGTAGAGCAGTTACCTCCTCAGCAGCAAAAAGTCTATCAAATGGCAAAAAGGGATGGCCTTAGTCATCAAAAAATTGGCGAAGATTTAGGCATCTCAACAGAGACGGTAAAAAAACATATGGCTCAGGCTTTAAAATTTATACGTCTTAAAATTTCTCCATACATGAATATGTTCATGTCATTACTGCTATTTTTAAAGTTTTAGCCTAAAGGTTTTTCTTTCAAAAAGATTCAAAACTACATTTTTTTACATTTTTTTTACATTTTTTTCACTTTCGACTACTCCCTCCCCTTTTTTTAATGGTCTTTATATAAAAAGGGACATTTTTAAACGTGTCCTATCCCTAAAATTAGAAGGGCTGAAAAAAAAAAAAAAACTCCAAACTATCATTTACAAACAAGTACTAATTTAATTAACGAGACAAATGCAGCAAAAAAAGTTCGAAGAGTTATTTGAAGGCTATCTGCAAAATAATCTATCTGATGCAGAACAGCAGCAAATGATGAAGATAATGCAGCAGGGCGTGCATGATGATTTTCTGAAGGAAAAAATTCATGAGATGCTGAAAAGTGATTATGTTACAGATGTGATGGATAAAAAACAGAGTGATGATATTCTGAAGTACATTTTATCTAAACCACAGAATGAACCTAAGGTAGTGGATTTAAATCCGAAGAGAAAAACAAGAGTGGTTTTACAATCGCTTTTCGCAGCGGCAAGTATCGCTTTATTAATTGTTTTGGGAAATTCGTTGTTCTTTAAACAAAAAACGACAATTCCAACTATTATACCTGAAGCACCTGCTGTTGTAGCCCAAAATACTTTAATTGACTTTAGCGGGAAACAATTGGTACACCTTCCAGATGGTAGTACAGTTCTTTTAAATGATAACAGTACACTGAAATACGATAAAGATTCTTTTGATTCTAAAACTCGTGAAGTTACATTGACTGGAGAAGCTTTTTTTGATATTAAACACAATACAGAAAAACCTTTTATTGTACATACTGGTAAAATTCAGACTAAAGTATTAGGAACTGCTTTTAATATTAATGCTCAAAATTCTTCAGAAAATATAGAGGTTACAGTTGCACGCGGTAAAGTTCAAGTTGGCGATGTAGAAAAAGTATATGGTGTAATTACTCCAAATCAACAGATTAAAGTAAATAAAAGCACTTTAAACTTCGAACAAAACAATATCAGTTCGGCTATTGTAACTGAATGGAAAAGCAATTATCTGATTCTTGATGATCTTAATATGTCCGAAGCTGTTTCTCTAATAGCTCAAAAATATAAAGTACAGATTTTTATCTCGAACGAAAAAATTAAGAATTGCAGAATAACAGCGAGTTTCTTAAACGAAGAAGATTTAGATCATGTACTAAAAGTAATTAGCAGTGTTATCGAAACCGAATATCGTTACAATAAAGCCGGTAACGTTATTTTAGACGGAAAAGGCTGTGAGAAAGAATAAAGAATAAAGAGTAAAGAATAAAGAATAAAGAGTAAAGAAGCTGACTAACCTCCTACTTAGAAAGCTTGGAAAATAAATATTAACCTTAAAACAAAGACCAATTAACCAAAACTAAATTAAAAAAGCCATCCAGCTCCTACACCAGATGGCCGAGATTTTTAACAATTAATCCAGTAACCATTAAAAAACAAGCAAATTTATGAAATTACGCTGTAAAACAACCATGTTTGACAGTGAAAAGAATTCGTCTTTTTTTCACTTGTCAAAAAAAACCATTATGATTATGCGAATCAGTTTATTCCACATTTTCTTGCTGACCTGCGGCACTCATATGATCTTCGCAACCGAAATGAGCGGTCAGAATTTAGAGTCTATATCTGTTGACATTGAACTGCATAATCAGGATATTAAAACGCTTTTTAAAACGATAGAAAACAGAACGGGATTACTGTTCGCCTATCAGCCACAGATTATTAAAGATTTTCCAAAAGTGACTACTCAGCGTGGTCGTCGAACTGTTAGTGATATTTTAAACACTGTATTTCAAGGCACAAATTTGGTCTATAAACAAGTGGACAAAAATGTTGTAATTTATAAAAAAGAAGTTCCTAAAACAGTTGTATCAAAAACAGAAAATGACAGTGAAGCAAATTATATGCTTAATGGTAAAGTTTTAGATGAAAACGGCCAGCCTTTGCCTGGAGTATCTGTTGCTGTTGTTGGCGGTAATAAACAAGGCGTTTCAGACTTTGATGGTCAGTTTTATATTGAATTGCCGTCTGGAAAACATATCTTAAAAGTATCTTATTTAGGTTATAAATCGCAAGAAATTACAGTCGAAAACCAAACTTCGATTACTATCAAAATGCAGCCCGATTTAGCTAAACTGGATGAAGTTGTAATTATTGGATATGGAACAACAACTAAAAGAACTTCAACAGGATCAGTTGTTAAAATTACTTCTGAAGATATTGAAAAACAACCTATAACCAATATTCTGCAAAGTTTACAAGGAAGAACTCCTGGAGTTTTTGTTACACAGACTTCTGGTTATGCAGGAAGTAATATTAATATTAGCATTCGTGGTACAAATTCTATAGCAGGAGACAATTTACCTCTTTATGTAATTGATGGGGTTCCTTACATCTCTGATGATATAAAGGAACAAGTTCAATCGGATCGTGTTATTAGAGGAGCACAAAAAGCCACAAGTCCGCTGAATGTAATCAATCCAAATGATATTCAGAGTATCGAAATCCTTAAAGATGCTGATGCTACAGCGATATACGGATCCAGAGGTGCAAACGGAGTTGTACTTATTACAACTAAAAAAGGAGAATCTGGAAAAACTGTATTTACTTTAAATGCAAACTCAGGAATTTCTGAGGTTGCGCATATGGTAAAAACCTTAGATACGCCTACTTACCTAAATATGCTTCGTACAGCTTTGACCAATGCCAATGCGACCCCAAGTGCCTTTAGTACCGGAATTGCATTAACAGCTTTTGATCAAAATGCTTATACAAACTGGCAGAAAAAATTAATTGGCGGTTCTGCTAATTTTAATGATTATTCAGGAAGCTTAAAAGGTGGAAATGAAAACACTAATTTCTTATTAAGCAGTGCTTACCATAAAGAAACAACAGTTTTACCAGGAGATTTTGGATACAATAAATTCTCTACCAATTTTAATATCAATCATTATACTTTCAACAAAAAACTAAAGATAGGAGCTTCAGTTATTTTTGCTGCAGATAAAAATGTATTGCCTTATTATGATATAACGAATTATGCGGTACTTACTGCGCCAAATCATACCATTTACAATGCAGACGGAACTTATTACTGGTCACCGACTTATTTTAGTGATGTAAATCCGCTTGCTGCTTTAGACCGAAGAGTTGAGGATAAAGGAAACAATTTAATTACGAGTTTCAGTATTCAGTACGAAATTGCTAAAGGATTATCTTTTAAAACAGATTTAGGATACGGAAGAGCACAAATGATCTCAAAGCAAATCCTTCCAGCTTCTGGAATGAATAATGTGTATTATACGACAAATAATATTTCACTTAATACTTCAAGATCCTATACCGTTTCGAATAACAATACAAACAATTTTACCATCGATCCTCAATTAAATTACAATACTACGTTGTTTAAAGGAAACTTTACAGCGCTGGTTGGAGGTTCTTGGCAGAATAGAAAATCAGAAATGCCATCATATGTAAGTACATCTGGCTACAGTTCTGATAATCTTATTGGTATTACTGGTACTGCTGCAACTGTTACTTCATACAACGGAACATCTGAATATAAATACGCTTCTATTTTCAGTAGAATTAACTACAATTTCTTAAATAAATATATCCTGAATGTCAACTTCAGAAGAGACGGTTCTTCACGTTTTGGAGCAAATAACCGTTATGGAAACTTTGGTTCTGTGGGTGCTGCTTGGGTTTTCACAGAAGAAAAATTCTTAAGAGACAAATCATGGCTGAGTTTTGGTAAACTTCGTTCCAGCTATGGTGAAATTGGAAGTGATGCCATTGGAGATTACGGCTATGCAAATACCTATTCAACAGGAACATACGGAAATGGAAATGCTGCCATGACAGCAACAAGAATTGCAAATCCAAATTATCAATGGGAAGTAACTAAAAAGTTTGAAGCAGCTTTAGATTTAGGTTTCCTTGATGATCGAATTTCATTTAGTGCGGCCTTCTACAGAAATCGTTCCGGAAATCAATTAGTAAGTGCAACACTTAGTCCACAAGCTGGTTTTACAAGTTATCAAGCAAATTTAGCGGCAGAAGTAGAAAATAAAGGAATCGAATTTACTTTAAGTACTACTAACATCCGTAATAAAAACTTAAACTGGAGTACTTCGTTTAATATTTCTAAAAACTCTAACAAATTATTATCATTCCCTGGAATAGAAACGTCAAGTTATTACACTACTTATGTAGTTGGAAATCCTTTAAGCAGTAGATATTTATACAATTTTACAGGTGTAAATGCAAACGGAATTGCACAATTTGAAGATGCTAACGGAGACGGAAAAATCTCTTCAGGATTTGCTCAGACAGGAACTGGAGATAGAAAATACTATGGACCGTCTTATCCTAAATATTATGGTGGTATTTCAAACTCTATCAGTTATAAAAAATTCTCACTTGATTTCTTGTTCCAATTTGTAAAACAAGAAGGAAGAAGCCTCTTATCGTCTATCGCAGTACAGCCAGGATATCCTTACGGACTTGCTAATTATCAAGTTGATGAATACAATGATTACTTAGCGCAAGGCAATGTTTTAAGCTCTAATTACCAGGCTAGTTTCTTTAACTATGCAGGATCTACAGCTACAATTGTTGATGCTTCGTACATCAAACTTAAAAATGTAAGCGCATCTTATAACATTCCATTAGATCAAAACACGCAAAAATTCATCCAAAATATTCGTGTTTCATTACAAGGGCAAAACCTTGTAACCTTCACAAAATATAAAGGGTTTGATCCGGAAACTCAAGGTTTAAATTTACCTCCGTTACGTACCATTACTTTAGGAACACAGTTTACATTTTAAATCTAAAAGACATGAAAAATAATTCTATAAAATACTCTTATATATTTTCGTTTTTTCTTTTAATGGGATTAACGAGTTGCGATGAAATGCTTGACGTTGATCTGCCAAGCAATGAATTGTCTTCGGCTACAATATACGCTTCTGATCCTACTGCAGAAGCTGCTGTAAATGGAATTTACAATAGTATTAATGTTAGTACCTATTATAGTTCACTGCATTATGTTTTGGGACAAACTTCTGATGAGCTTATACCAAAAACGCAGCTGGTAAATGTTTATACTTCTAATGAAATGATTGACACTGATGGAACGACAAGCTCTATGTGGACTGAATTCTACAAAACGGTTTATAATGCCAACAATGTTATTGAAGGGATATCAGCAAGTAAAACATTAAGTGCTGCAAAAAGTAAAAACTGGATTGGCGAAGCTAAATTTTTAAGAGCTTACTGCTATTTTTACATGACCAATATTTGGGGTGAAGTCCCTTTGGTTTTAACCACAAATGTTGATAAATCCGCTTTGGCTCCAAAAAACACCCAAGCAGAAATTTACAATCAGATTGTTTTGGATTTGACAGATGCTGTGGCTGATCTTCCTGTAAATTATACATCTTATAATTCATTGCGAATTAGAGCTACAAAATGGGCCGCTGAAGCTTTATTGGCCAGAGTAAACCTTTACTTAGGAAAATGGTCTGAAGCCTCAACTTATGCAAGTGATGTAATCAGCCAAACGGGAACCTATAAAATGGTAACGGGGTTAACTGCAACAAATAGTCCTTTTATTGCTGACAATACCGAAGCAATATGGCAGATTCCTTATTTTAATACTACTTATACCTATGAAGGTGCTGCTTTGTTCTCTACAGCAGGAACTTATATGCTTAGAAAAGGAAACACAATGTTTGAAACTGATGACGCCAGAAAAACTAACTGGACAATTAGCGTAATAGCAAGTGACGGAACAACATTTTTAGCGCCTAGAAAATATAAAAATGCTTATGTTGCTTCTCCAGTAGAACGTTCAACGGCACTTCGTTTAGCTGAACTTTATTTAATTAGAGCCGAAGCTAGAGTAAAACTAAACCAAATTACTGGCGCTCAGGAAGACATTAATGTAATCCGTAACAGAGCTTTATTACCTTCTACTACATTAACAGATCCTACTCAATTGTCAGCCTTAATTGCTGCAGAAAGAGAACGCGAACTGTTTGCAGAATTTGGCCACAGATGGTTTGATCTTAAAAGAACTGGAACTATAGATCAAGTTCTTGGAGCAACTGCTGGAAAAATCTGGTCTTCTACAGACAGTCTTTTCCCAATACCAGAATCTGCAATTCGCTCAAATCCCTTTTTAACCCAAAATTCAGGATACTAAACATTAAAAGTAACGCAGGAATGAAATTGTAAAAACTCATTCCTGCGATTTTAAAAATCACTATGGAAACAACAACAATTGTAAGAGTTGAGGACTTGTCGCATCAATATAGTAAGGATTGGGCAATACAAAATATAAATTTCGAGATTAAAACAAACAGAATTTTAGGCCTTTTAGGATCGAACGGTGCCGGAAAATCTACTACAATGAATATTCTTTGCGGTGTTCTAAACCAAACCAGCGGTAATATTTTTATTGATGGAATTAACCTGAAAGAAAATCCTGTTGAAGCTAAAAAATTAATTGGTTTTTTACCGCAGACACCGCCTTTACATTTAGATTTAACAGTAGATGAATATTTGATTCATTGTGCAGAGCTGCGTCATGTAAAAAAAGAAGATTTAAAAAGTGCTTTAGAAAAAGCCAAAGAACAATGCGGTATTTCACATTTCAGCAATCGCTTAATCCGAAATCTATCTGGAGGATACCGTCAGCGAGTGGGTATTGCACAGGCTATTATTCATGAACCTAAATTAGTCGTTTTAGATGAACCAACAAACGGACTTGATCCTAACCAGATTTTAGAAGTTAGAAAATTAATTAAAAAAATCTCCAAAGACAAAGCCGTAATATTCTCTTCGCATATTCTATCTGAAGTTCAGGCAACCTGCCAGGATATCAGAATGATCGAGAACGGACACATGGTGTTTTCAGATACTTTGGATGCTTTTAATAATTATATCGAAGCAGATAAATTAACGGCTAGTTTTGAAAATCCGCCAAAAATTGAATCTTTAACAGCGATTTCAGAAGTTACTAATGCTGTATATCTTACTCCAAAAAAAGTACAAATTACTTTCGAAGGCACGCAGGAAGTTGCTGAAAAAATCGTTTCCCTAAGCGTTCATAACGATTGGAAATTACGTGAAATTCAATTCGAAAAAGTCTCTTTAGATGAGATTTTTGCACAATTATCTAAAAAAGCCCCTTCTAAAAACGCTACACTTTCTTAAAAACAAAACAAATGAAAACAATATATAGAATTGCTAAAACAGAGCTCAACACTATGTTTTACTCACCTGTTGCGTGGGTTGTTTTAGTGATATTTTCAATCCAGTCAAGCTGGAAATTTTTCAATACTATCGAACGTTTTGAAAAAGCACAAAAAATCGGTCAGAGCATGGACAATTTATCACAGATTGTTTTTTCAGGCTTTAGCGGGTTATATACCGAAATGCAGAATTACCTATACCTGTATGTTCCTCTTTTGACCATGGGATTGGTAAGCCGTGAAATCAACAGCGGTTCTATAAAGCTTTTGCTTTCTTCTCCCATTAAAATTAAAGAAATTGTATTAGGAAAATATTTAGCTATTGCTGCTTACTGTCTTTTATTCATTGCGATTTTGGGACTACAGGTTGCAATTGCTTATTTTTCTATTGAGAATCTCGACCTTAAATTTGCCATTTCTGGTTTAATTGGTTTGTACCTGTTGGTTTGCACTTATGCGGCAATAGGACTTTTTATGTCTTGCCTGACTTCTTATCAAGTTGTGGCTGCTATAAGTACACTTGTCGTTTTAGCAGGTTTAAATTTTATTGGAAAACTTTGGCAGGATGTCGAAATCGTAAAAGACATTACCTATTTCCTTTCAATCGCCGGGCGTGCCAATGAAATGCTGGAAGGATTGATTATCAGTAAAGATGTATTTTATTTTGTTTTAGTAAGCAGTCTTTTTATTGTATTAAGTATTTACAAATTACAAACAGGAAGAGATGCGCAGACCATTTCAAAAAGACTTTTAAAATATACTCTTTTAATCACTATTGTTTTATCGCTTGGCTATATCACATCAAGAGCACCTCTTACGCTTTATACAGATATGACAAGAAATAAAGACAATACACTAACAAAGAGCAGTTTAGATGTTATTGATAAGATAGAAGGACCTGTTAAGATAACGACCTATGTTAACTTGCTAGATATTAATTATTACATGGCAATGCCATACTCTCAAAATTCTGATATTGCGAGTTTTGCAAAATATACCCGTTTTTTGCCCCAAATAGAAATGGAATATGTTTATTATTACGACACTTCAACAAATGAAGCTTTGTATGCTCAAAATCCAGGATTAAACGACAAACAGCTTGCCGAAAAAATGGTCGAGTCGCAGAGTATGAAACTTAAAAAATTATATTCTCCAACAGAAATCAAAAAAATTATCGATTTAGGACCTGAACAAAATAGAGTGGTCAGAACAGTAGAATATAACGGAAAAAAGACCTTCCTAAGAATGTTTGATGACTTATTTAAAGTACCATTTGAAAAAGAAATATCCGCTTCATTAAAGCGTTTAGTTTCTAATCCTGTAAAAATTGTATTTGCAACTGGAAATATGGAACGCAGTATTGAAAAAAATGGAGATAAAAATTATAAAACTGGATTTAACGAAATAACATTTAGAAACTCGTTAATCAATCAAGGATTTGACGTTGTTTCTGTTGATATTAATGCGCAGAATATTCCTTCTGAAACTACTATTTTAATCATTGCGGATCCTAAAACACAATTAAGTCAAGGTGCTGTCGACCGTATTACTAAATATATTGATGAAGGCAAAAACTTAATGCTTTTGGCAGAACCTGAGACCAACTCAGCTTTAGCAGCGATTACAGATAAACTAGGAATCGCATTTACAAAAAAGACTTTAGTACAGGAAAGTGAAACAAATTCGCCTGATTTCTTAGTAACCGAGCTTCAAAAAAATGTTGATTCTACTGTAATCAAATTAAGTAAAATCAATAATCCAATTCCGTTTTTAGGGAGCAGTGGTATTACAACTACAAAAGATGCCGGATTTAAAGTTACGCCACTTTTAAAAACCAATAAGCAGCCAGCATGGGAATCTCAGGCAGGAATTACTTCAATTTCAGAAGATTTAAAGAAACAGCCTTCTTCAAAAGAAATTCCTCTTGTAACTGCTTTAACGAGAAACATCAATGGTAAAACACAAAAAATAATTGTTGCTGGAGATGCCGATTTTATGGGCAATGCCGAATTAAGCCGTGGTGGATCTGGAACTTTTCAATTTGTAACCGATATTTTCAGCTGGTTTAGTAATTATCAATTCCCAATTGATACTACTCGTCCTCAAAAAACCGACAAAAAAATCACGATTACTTCAAATCAAGTTTTCATTGACAAAATTTTGTTTATCGGAATCTTTCCATTATTGATCATATTAGGCGGTGCTTTTATACTTATAAGAAGAAATAGAAGATAAAATTCAAAAAAATGAATACTAAAAAAAATATCATCATTGCGATTATCGCCTTGTCTTTTCAAGGCGCATTTTCGCAGTTTAAAACCACGATTCCGCTGGACAAAAACGTTACGACTGGAAAATTAAAAAACGGTCTAACCTATTATATCCTGCATAACGAAGAACCAAAAGACAGAGCGAGTTTTTATTTTGTCCAAAATGTTGGTGCCATTTTAGAAGATGACAATCAAAACGGATTGGCGCATTTTCTAGAGCACATGGCGTTTAACGGAACGGAACATTTTAAAGGAAAAGGCATTATTAAAATGCTGGAAAAAAATGGTGTAAGTTTTGGTAAAGACATCAACGCGTATACCGCTCAGGACGAAACGGTTTACAACATCAGTACGGTTCCTGTTTCCAATGAAAAACTAATTGATTCTACTCTTTGGGTCTTACACGACTGGTCAGGTTCTCTTTCATTAACCAATGAAGAAATTGATGCTGAAAGAGGTGTCATCAGAGAAGAATGGAGAACTCGCCGTACAAGCGGTTTCCGTTTAAAAATGCAGACGGACCAGGTTTTGTACAAAGGTTCAAAATACAGTAAAAGAGATGTTATTGGTGATTTAAATATCATTAATAACTTCAAATATCCTGAATTGAGAAACTATTATAAAAAATGGTACAGACCCGATTTACAAGCTGTAATTATTGTGGGAGACATTGATGTAAAAGCAATGGAACAAAAGGTAAAAACTATTTTTTCTGGAATTCCTTTAGCTAAAAAAGCCACCGCAAGAACCTATACAGAAATTCCAAAACATGACGAATTGTACTTTGGAACAGCATCTGATAAAGAAGCTTCTTCAACTGCGATTACGTTACAATATGTTTTGGATGAACCTTTGGTAAAAGATAGTATTTTGAGCCGTAAAAACGTGATGAATTCTTTTTACACCAGTATTCTAAACAACCGTTTTAAAGAATTAATCTTAAAAAACCAAAGTGCCGCTTTAGGTTTAAAAACATATTTTGAACCTATTTCAAGATTAAATACATCTTTTAATATTTCGGCTTCGGCCAAAAAAGGAAAAACATTAGAAGCTTTTGAAGATGCATACACAGAAGCTGAGCGTTTAAAACGTTTCGGAATTGCACAGGCGGAACTGGATAGAACTAAAAAACTTTTCATAAGTTCTTATGATGATTTTATCAGTAATAAAGACAAAGTGGACAATGACAGCTGGGCTGATAAACTGACTAATTATTTCCTCAAAGCAAAACCATTCCTTTCTGCTGAAGATGATTATAAATTAATTGTTGGTATTATTAAAAGTCTTTCTTTAGAAGAAATAAATACTTACATCAAAACCATTCAGAAACCAACTAATCAAGTCATTTTAGTAACTGGTTCTGATGAGGATAAAGTAAATTTTCCAACGAAAGAAGCTGTGGTTCAAGTAATGAAAAAAGTCGAAAACAAGACTTTAGAACCTTACACGAAAAAAGAGAATAACGAACCTTTAATTGCAAAAGAATTAAAACCAGCCTCAATTAAAAAAACATTTGAAGTGCCGGGAATTACAGCGGCAAAAGGGTACACTTTAGAAAATGGCGCTAACGTAATTGTGCTTCCAACAACTTATTCACAAGATCAAGTGGTGCTTACAGCATTTTCTAAAGGCGGTAAATCTTTAATTAAAACAGAAGATTTAGCTTCTGCCGAGATCGCCACAACGATCGCAAGATCATCTGGTTTAGGCAATTTTGATAATATTGCTTTAAAAGAA
This portion of the Flavobacterium panacagri genome encodes:
- a CDS encoding FecR family protein; the protein is MQQKKFEELFEGYLQNNLSDAEQQQMMKIMQQGVHDDFLKEKIHEMLKSDYVTDVMDKKQSDDILKYILSKPQNEPKVVDLNPKRKTRVVLQSLFAAASIALLIVLGNSLFFKQKTTIPTIIPEAPAVVAQNTLIDFSGKQLVHLPDGSTVLLNDNSTLKYDKDSFDSKTREVTLTGEAFFDIKHNTEKPFIVHTGKIQTKVLGTAFNINAQNSSENIEVTVARGKVQVGDVEKVYGVITPNQQIKVNKSTLNFEQNNISSAIVTEWKSNYLILDDLNMSEAVSLIAQKYKVQIFISNEKIKNCRITASFLNEEDLDHVLKVISSVIETEYRYNKAGNVILDGKGCEKE
- a CDS encoding M28 family metallopeptidase: MKKKLFLLFSLSCNVIFSQTVKKPLVSAITLKDLKTDMYQMAGDHFNGREAGTLDELKVSMWLAEKAKEAGMSPAGDDGTFFQFFDLYRHQVTNNTKFKIGQKEFKLWSEVLVAETTTKKVEAPILFLANASAEEIRKADVKGKAVVILASKEGIADNISLFERRYPGFVKQKYYEDLAYKGAAALIIVADELGEKSWSEVEPQMKRGVYGIEGYRDKMPVPPRMPAFWVHNNQLDFLKNTKELLSAEVISETYKYPSVNVVGKIEGTDAKLKNEYVLFSGHQDHDGVRQKYGQDSIYNGADDNASTCVAMLAIARAYKKQPAKRSALFVFHGSEERGLLGSSWYASHPTVPEKDIIAVLNGDMIGRNDINQAALLGSSDPHQNSPDLVAVAKKANDEGPKFELDKLWDRPEHPEFFYFRSDHLPYARKNIPAVFFTSVLHSQYHTPMDESENIDFVKLHKMTDWMYRTGWILSNQTDRPKVIPQKTER
- a CDS encoding TonB-dependent receptor, whose product is MIMRISLFHIFLLTCGTHMIFATEMSGQNLESISVDIELHNQDIKTLFKTIENRTGLLFAYQPQIIKDFPKVTTQRGRRTVSDILNTVFQGTNLVYKQVDKNVVIYKKEVPKTVVSKTENDSEANYMLNGKVLDENGQPLPGVSVAVVGGNKQGVSDFDGQFYIELPSGKHILKVSYLGYKSQEITVENQTSITIKMQPDLAKLDEVVIIGYGTTTKRTSTGSVVKITSEDIEKQPITNILQSLQGRTPGVFVTQTSGYAGSNINISIRGTNSIAGDNLPLYVIDGVPYISDDIKEQVQSDRVIRGAQKATSPLNVINPNDIQSIEILKDADATAIYGSRGANGVVLITTKKGESGKTVFTLNANSGISEVAHMVKTLDTPTYLNMLRTALTNANATPSAFSTGIALTAFDQNAYTNWQKKLIGGSANFNDYSGSLKGGNENTNFLLSSAYHKETTVLPGDFGYNKFSTNFNINHYTFNKKLKIGASVIFAADKNVLPYYDITNYAVLTAPNHTIYNADGTYYWSPTYFSDVNPLAALDRRVEDKGNNLITSFSIQYEIAKGLSFKTDLGYGRAQMISKQILPASGMNNVYYTTNNISLNTSRSYTVSNNNTNNFTIDPQLNYNTTLFKGNFTALVGGSWQNRKSEMPSYVSTSGYSSDNLIGITGTAATVTSYNGTSEYKYASIFSRINYNFLNKYILNVNFRRDGSSRFGANNRYGNFGSVGAAWVFTEEKFLRDKSWLSFGKLRSSYGEIGSDAIGDYGYANTYSTGTYGNGNAAMTATRIANPNYQWEVTKKFEAALDLGFLDDRISFSAAFYRNRSGNQLVSATLSPQAGFTSYQANLAAEVENKGIEFTLSTTNIRNKNLNWSTSFNISKNSNKLLSFPGIETSSYYTTYVVGNPLSSRYLYNFTGVNANGIAQFEDANGDGKISSGFAQTGTGDRKYYGPSYPKYYGGISNSISYKKFSLDFLFQFVKQEGRSLLSSIAVQPGYPYGLANYQVDEYNDYLAQGNVLSSNYQASFFNYAGSTATIVDASYIKLKNVSASYNIPLDQNTQKFIQNIRVSLQGQNLVTFTKYKGFDPETQGLNLPPLRTITLGTQFTF
- a CDS encoding RNA polymerase sigma factor, whose protein sequence is MAQNFNIDEKKLLLELSQGSELAFTNVYNQYKNNVYSTALRITKSKIQAEEAVQDIFLKIWQNRENLVEVTHFENYLYIISRNHLFNSIKKIARETSQISPFDQKETGIIDTDSNIKDEQYNTILNQIVEQLPPQQQKVYQMAKRDGLSHQKIGEDLGISTETVKKHMAQALKFIRLKISPYMNMFMSLLLFLKF